Proteins from a single region of Runella sp. SP2:
- a CDS encoding tetratricopeptide repeat protein, protein MKIRNRLIPSQYYLPLVIFGVSALFFGCSQYSTSGLSVGYHNLTAKYNAYVIARDKMKEADIALKKNRKENYNQLLPILYPLDSMEAKSVDALLQDVIKKGSLIPDRHQNSRWVDNALVLIGRARLYKGQFTDGIETLRYVNAKGKDDDDKHEGLIWLMRAYVETKDYNSALSVAEHLRSLPLNENNTRDFYLVKAYLHQQKQEIPLALGILEETFPLLSKNEETARIHYAAAQMYDLIEKPLAANIHYKAVSKNRPSYDLEFFAKMNSLQNEALTNSSISTEDGFKKLLNDRKNNDLIDRLYYSMGVIETRKKNYKKGLEFFGKSVRETTTNTTQVPFTYLEMAKVYYDKLQNYELAKAYFDSALVLLPVASPQRQKVAERKDVLDEFVKQITTIRTEDSLQRLSQMNPATLDKYLDKVIEDEIADYKRKVKEAEMLVSQAQSLSANASNFDGNPAERFPLYDLTLVNTGKVEFRQRWGNRTLEDDWRRSAKIATLMTPADNNITAVPTTPGQSPTIQIAGDDLVKMTKDSPEWKAKKDALYRNIPLKKQELDASNQRLEDAHYKLGKIYKFNLEEPDNAVKTFETTLSRFPNTNYKPEIYYLLFLTSAKNSQSWKDKLLAEFPNSSFTRLLTKNGGAVAASGNIELEAMKDYEKILTLYQSNNFSEAYAQLEMAMVTYSGSKIEDKYALLRIYLLGKLQGKEAYLKALNSFVKDYPSSALLPRVREVLESQQSTSSKKNG, encoded by the coding sequence TCAGTATTATCTCCCCCTCGTTATTTTTGGGGTTTCTGCACTATTTTTTGGCTGTTCTCAGTACAGTACAAGCGGTTTGAGTGTAGGGTATCACAACCTTACAGCCAAATACAATGCCTATGTCATCGCTCGTGATAAGATGAAAGAGGCGGACATTGCCTTGAAAAAAAATAGGAAAGAAAATTATAATCAACTTCTTCCAATTTTGTACCCGTTGGACTCGATGGAGGCAAAAAGTGTGGATGCGCTTTTGCAAGATGTCATAAAAAAAGGGTCACTGATTCCTGACCGCCACCAAAATAGCCGTTGGGTGGACAATGCCCTTGTTTTGATTGGTCGCGCGCGGTTGTACAAAGGACAGTTTACCGATGGGATTGAGACATTGCGTTATGTCAATGCCAAAGGCAAAGATGATGATGATAAACATGAAGGTTTGATTTGGCTCATGCGTGCGTACGTGGAAACCAAAGACTACAACAGCGCCCTCAGCGTAGCCGAACACCTCAGAAGCTTGCCTTTGAACGAAAATAATACCCGTGATTTTTATTTAGTAAAAGCCTATTTGCACCAACAAAAGCAGGAGATTCCGCTGGCACTTGGGATTTTGGAGGAAACGTTTCCGTTGCTTTCTAAAAACGAAGAAACCGCCCGAATTCATTACGCAGCGGCCCAAATGTACGATCTTATTGAGAAGCCTTTGGCCGCCAATATTCATTACAAGGCTGTCTCAAAAAATAGACCTTCGTACGATTTGGAGTTTTTTGCCAAAATGAACTCTCTCCAGAATGAAGCCCTGACCAACTCCTCGATTTCTACCGAAGATGGTTTCAAAAAACTCCTGAACGACCGCAAAAACAACGACTTGATTGACCGCCTGTATTACTCGATGGGGGTGATTGAAACCCGCAAAAAAAATTATAAAAAAGGGCTTGAGTTCTTTGGCAAATCGGTTCGTGAAACCACTACCAATACCACGCAAGTTCCTTTTACTTATCTGGAAATGGCGAAAGTGTATTATGATAAGCTTCAAAATTATGAGTTAGCAAAAGCATATTTTGATAGTGCGCTTGTGTTGTTGCCAGTTGCTTCACCACAGCGCCAAAAAGTAGCCGAACGAAAAGATGTTTTGGATGAGTTTGTGAAGCAAATTACCACGATTCGGACGGAGGATAGCCTACAACGATTGTCTCAGATGAATCCTGCAACGTTGGATAAATACTTAGATAAGGTAATTGAGGACGAGATTGCGGATTACAAACGAAAAGTGAAAGAGGCTGAAATGCTGGTTTCGCAAGCGCAGAGTTTGAGTGCTAATGCGTCTAATTTTGATGGAAATCCCGCCGAACGTTTTCCTTTGTATGATTTGACGTTGGTTAATACGGGAAAAGTGGAGTTTAGACAGCGTTGGGGAAATCGAACGTTGGAAGATGATTGGCGCCGAAGTGCCAAAATAGCTACCTTAATGACTCCCGCGGATAACAACATTACGGCAGTACCAACCACCCCAGGCCAAAGCCCTACCATTCAAATCGCAGGGGATGATTTGGTGAAAATGACCAAAGACTCACCCGAATGGAAAGCTAAAAAAGATGCGCTCTACCGTAATATTCCCCTGAAAAAGCAAGAGTTAGATGCCTCAAACCAGCGATTGGAAGATGCACATTATAAATTAGGAAAGATTTATAAGTTTAACCTTGAAGAACCAGACAATGCAGTCAAAACGTTTGAAACAACTTTGTCCCGTTTTCCAAACACAAATTATAAACCCGAAATTTATTACCTGCTTTTCTTAACGTCGGCCAAAAATAGCCAATCCTGGAAAGATAAGTTGCTGGCTGAATTTCCAAATTCGTCCTTTACGCGCCTTCTGACCAAAAATGGTGGCGCTGTCGCAGCTTCAGGTAATATTGAGCTGGAAGCAATGAAGGACTATGAAAAAATCTTAACCCTGTATCAATCGAATAATTTCTCAGAAGCATATGCTCAGCTCGAAATGGCGATGGTCACTTACTCGGGTAGTAAAATTGAGGATAAGTACGCTTTGCTTCGGATTTATTTACTAGGAAAGTTACAAGGAAAAGAGGCATATTTGAAGGCTCTGAACAGTTTTGTGAAAGATTATCCTTCTAGTGCCCTCCTGCCGAGGGTTCGGGAGGTACTAGAGTCGCAGCAATCGACATCAAGTAAGAAAAATGGTTGA
- the rpsO gene encoding 30S ribosomal protein S15: MYLTSEVKKDLFKKFGKSESDTGSSESQIALFTHRINYLTEHLKQHKHDNATRLGLLKLVGKRRRLLNYLLKNDISRYRAIIAELNIRK, translated from the coding sequence ATGTATTTAACATCGGAAGTAAAAAAAGACTTGTTCAAAAAATTTGGCAAGTCTGAAAGCGACACTGGTTCTTCAGAATCACAAATCGCACTTTTCACTCACCGTATCAATTATTTGACGGAGCACTTGAAGCAGCACAAGCATGACAATGCTACGCGCCTTGGCCTTTTAAAGTTGGTAGGTAAGCGCAGACGCTTGTTGAACTATCTTCTCAAGAATGACATCAGCCGTTATCGTGCTATCATCGCTGAACTGAATATCAGAAAGTAA